One genomic region from Anabaena sp. PCC 7108 encodes:
- a CDS encoding NINE protein codes for MLKKRKSRSIAAILAFSGTMTISGLHKFYLGQPLWGILYVLLSWTPIPKVASAIEGVWYLAQDEEAFDRNFNFGKSAAKVSLQVGNQVESVASAVRELDALRQDGLISEYEFEQKRRHLLDQIS; via the coding sequence ATTTTAAAAAAACGGAAAAGCCGAAGTATTGCTGCCATTTTAGCTTTTTCTGGCACAATGACAATTTCAGGATTACATAAATTTTACTTAGGACAACCACTATGGGGAATTTTATATGTTTTGTTATCTTGGACACCAATCCCTAAGGTGGCTAGTGCTATAGAGGGAGTTTGGTATTTAGCCCAAGATGAAGAGGCTTTTGACCGGAATTTTAATTTCGGTAAGTCAGCAGCTAAGGTTTCTCTCCAGGTTGGTAATCAAGTAGAATCAGTAGCTAGTGCTGTACGTGAGTTGGATGCTTTGCGCCAAGATGGTTTAATTTCAGAGTATGAATTTGAGCAAAAGCGTCGCCATCTCCTAGACCAGATTTCTTAA
- a CDS encoding Hsp70 family protein — MGIAIGICFGSKNSIASFKLQDIEIVTANNNTPPDRKFTRSVVAYDQGKFLVGDQAYNKIYHDPENVILSIRSLMGRGYEDPFVQVFRSNVGYKITPPSNGTKHSLSIWLGGKEYQPEDIAAEIFKQLVQNAQAYRQGMGKTGEIINQAVITIPAYFNDKQRYATLTAALKAGLIPLELLPEPTAAVISYGFPPNSNDNDVKTILVYNFGGTTFDASIITAAGTSFIEQGKASDLWLGGDDIDSRLMQFVKKQVALQERISDIDSLISKMPYYQQVRFNADLKIAVEQAKVELSNAKSAQITPATQLLDELGIAIPIEVEITREQFEIMINDLVERSLQICRQALEYAQYHLEMVDVVLLVGGSSQIPLVQSKLKEAFGANKVVLHPRPMYAVAEGAAIVADGQTDKVTTVSRDYVIKLAEGKYTKVINRGDILPVTTSHTFKTIAKGQRLIHFQFFSPDENNNYERIGEIWLGLEKKYPAGTEITIYFELDEKNSNLKISATLKNDPSLEVICNFTRGRADERIYQDLEEAIEEVNNKNLTAYDMEEVLKLAVPVMQLANQIINPVTGEERSDLRDRALTILQKMKEAVAVPKMTSKSNPNNLNPYDILGISQAASKAEITKAVALAMKRKQYPVDVIAKAQKSLMKSEERIIADYLRPILPTIKRFKYSNLEALAQAAPSLTLLSEFDNLDHAIAQAKQQENLEREPLPIPLSELFTEGMTACREGRYPKAIKYLEDYCQGCKEHNSQNYLQAQIWLIKAYQMGGQLQRAIAISRMLSNHTHPQVNTWANKILAMLSKEASRV; from the coding sequence ATGGGTATAGCAATTGGAATTTGTTTTGGCTCAAAAAACTCTATTGCATCGTTCAAACTGCAAGATATAGAAATTGTAACAGCTAACAATAATACACCTCCAGACCGGAAGTTCACTCGTTCTGTGGTTGCTTACGACCAAGGTAAATTTTTAGTCGGAGATCAGGCTTACAATAAGATATATCATGACCCAGAAAATGTAATTCTTTCAATCCGAAGCTTGATGGGGCGTGGCTATGAAGATCCTTTTGTTCAAGTATTTCGTTCAAATGTGGGTTACAAAATTACACCACCAAGCAATGGGACAAAACATAGCTTATCTATATGGCTAGGAGGTAAGGAATACCAGCCAGAAGATATTGCGGCAGAAATTTTTAAACAACTTGTTCAAAATGCCCAAGCTTATCGGCAAGGAATGGGCAAAACTGGGGAAATCATTAATCAAGCTGTCATTACTATTCCTGCCTATTTTAACGATAAACAACGCTACGCTACCCTCACCGCAGCCCTCAAAGCTGGACTTATTCCTTTGGAACTGCTACCAGAACCGACAGCAGCAGTAATATCCTATGGGTTTCCACCTAATAGCAACGATAACGATGTCAAGACAATTTTGGTTTATAACTTTGGCGGTACGACATTTGATGCTTCAATAATTACCGCAGCCGGAACTTCATTTATTGAACAGGGGAAAGCGAGTGATTTGTGGCTAGGTGGTGATGATATCGACTCGCGGTTGATGCAGTTTGTAAAAAAGCAAGTCGCGTTGCAAGAAAGAATTAGTGATATTGATTCCTTAATTTCTAAAATGCCCTATTATCAACAGGTGCGATTTAACGCTGATTTAAAGATTGCGGTAGAACAGGCAAAAGTTGAATTAAGTAATGCGAAATCTGCTCAAATTACCCCGGCTACTCAATTACTTGATGAATTGGGAATTGCAATTCCCATTGAGGTGGAAATCACCCGCGAGCAATTTGAAATCATGATTAATGATTTGGTAGAGCGTTCACTACAAATTTGCCGACAAGCTTTAGAGTATGCTCAATATCACTTGGAAATGGTAGACGTGGTGCTTTTGGTTGGTGGTTCTTCCCAAATTCCTTTGGTACAAAGCAAACTTAAAGAAGCTTTTGGCGCTAATAAAGTAGTTTTACATCCCCGGCCTATGTACGCAGTGGCTGAAGGTGCGGCGATTGTGGCGGATGGACAAACAGATAAAGTCACCACAGTATCCCGCGATTATGTCATAAAATTAGCAGAGGGCAAGTATACAAAAGTGATTAATCGGGGTGATATTTTGCCAGTGACAACATCCCACACTTTTAAAACTATAGCTAAGGGACAACGCTTAATTCATTTTCAGTTTTTCAGCCCAGATGAAAATAACAATTACGAAAGAATTGGGGAAATTTGGCTAGGTTTAGAGAAAAAATATCCAGCGGGAACCGAAATTACTATTTATTTTGAGTTGGATGAAAAAAATAGTAATTTAAAAATTTCGGCTACTTTAAAAAATGACCCTTCCCTAGAAGTTATTTGTAATTTTACCCGTGGTCGTGCTGATGAGAGGATATATCAAGACTTAGAGGAAGCAATAGAGGAAGTGAATAATAAAAATCTCACTGCTTATGATATGGAAGAAGTTTTAAAATTAGCAGTACCAGTTATGCAGTTAGCTAACCAAATTATTAATCCTGTCACAGGAGAAGAACGCAGCGATTTACGTGATCGCGCCCTAACAATTCTGCAAAAAATGAAAGAAGCAGTAGCGGTTCCTAAAATGACAAGCAAATCAAACCCAAATAATCTTAACCCCTACGATATTCTCGGTATATCTCAAGCCGCATCAAAAGCTGAAATTACCAAAGCTGTAGCCTTAGCAATGAAGCGCAAGCAATATCCTGTAGATGTGATTGCTAAAGCGCAAAAAAGCTTGATGAAGTCAGAAGAAAGAATAATTGCTGACTATTTGCGTCCAATATTGCCAACTATTAAGCGCTTCAAGTATAGTAACTTAGAGGCGTTGGCACAAGCAGCACCGTCACTGACCTTATTATCAGAATTTGATAATTTAGATCATGCGATCGCTCAAGCCAAGCAACAAGAAAACCTAGAACGAGAACCTTTACCAATTCCTTTATCAGAACTATTCACAGAAGGCATGACAGCCTGTAGAGAAGGACGCTACCCCAAAGCGATCAAATACCTAGAAGACTACTGCCAAGGCTGTAAAGAACACAATAGTCAAAACTATCTGCAAGCGCAAATTTGGTTGATTAAAGCCTATCAAATGGGTGGACAATTACAAAGAGCGATCGCTATTTCACGAATGTTGAGTAATCATACTCATCCTCAAGTCAATACTTGGGCTAACAAGATATTAGCTATGTTATCTAAAGAAGCTTCCCGTGTCTGA
- the tyrS gene encoding tyrosine--tRNA ligase, translated as MAQDFSWLHRGVTEIFPQPHDDSEAESLEHRLTNANRPLRIKLGIDPTGADIHLGHSIPVRKLRAFQDAGHTAVLIIGDFTARIGDPTGKSDVRRQLTEADVAENAQTYLDQVRPILDFDTPGRLEVRYNSEWLSHLNLGKTLELLSTMTVGQMLAKEGFAERYKKENPIFLHEFLYPLMQGYDSVAVDADVELGGTDQKFNIAVGRDLQRHFGLKPQFGLLLPILIGTDGVQKMSKSLGNYVALGEHPSQKYQKLQGVPDNLLSQYFELLTNLPLDSLPEKPRDRQEFLAWEIVRQYHGEQAANEAKEAARSGGKEGAVPEFSLAAIAQFPVKLTYLLGATGLCKSASEGKRKIQEGGVRLDGDKVTDVDATFAAPGDLYGKVLQVGKKNFVRFVP; from the coding sequence ATGGCTCAAGATTTCTCCTGGTTGCATCGTGGTGTGACAGAAATTTTTCCTCAACCTCATGATGATAGTGAAGCTGAAAGTCTAGAACACCGGTTAACAAATGCGAATCGTCCTTTAAGAATCAAGCTGGGTATTGATCCTACGGGTGCGGATATTCATCTTGGTCATAGTATACCAGTACGCAAACTACGGGCTTTTCAGGATGCTGGTCATACAGCTGTTTTGATTATTGGTGATTTTACCGCACGTATTGGTGATCCTACGGGTAAATCTGATGTGCGTCGTCAACTGACAGAGGCAGATGTGGCAGAAAATGCCCAAACTTATCTTGACCAAGTTCGTCCTATTTTAGATTTTGACACACCCGGTAGGTTGGAGGTGCGTTATAACTCAGAATGGCTTTCCCATTTAAATTTGGGGAAAACTTTAGAGTTGCTCTCGACGATGACTGTGGGGCAGATGTTAGCCAAAGAAGGTTTTGCGGAACGTTATAAAAAGGAGAATCCGATTTTTCTCCATGAGTTCCTGTATCCATTAATGCAAGGTTATGATTCTGTGGCTGTTGATGCTGATGTGGAGTTGGGCGGAACTGACCAAAAGTTTAATATTGCTGTGGGGCGAGATTTACAACGCCATTTTGGTCTAAAGCCTCAGTTTGGGCTACTTCTGCCAATTTTGATTGGTACTGACGGTGTACAAAAAATGTCTAAGTCTTTAGGTAATTATGTCGCTTTGGGAGAACATCCTTCTCAAAAGTATCAAAAACTCCAAGGTGTGCCTGATAATTTACTATCTCAGTATTTTGAATTGCTGACAAATTTACCTTTGGATAGTCTGCCAGAAAAACCACGCGATCGCCAAGAATTTTTGGCTTGGGAAATTGTCAGACAGTATCACGGTGAACAAGCAGCTAATGAAGCCAAGGAAGCGGCAAGAAGCGGTGGGAAGGAAGGTGCTGTTCCCGAATTTTCTCTGGCTGCTATAGCTCAGTTTCCGGTGAAATTAACTTATCTTCTCGGTGCTACTGGTTTGTGTAAAAGTGCTAGTGAAGGCAAGCGGAAAATTCAGGAGGGTGGGGTACGTTTAGATGGTGATAAGGTGACTGATGTGGATGCTACTTTTGCTGCGCCTGGGGATTTATACGGTAAGGTTTTGCAAGTGGGTAAAAAGAATTTTGTTCGTTTTGTTCCGTAA
- a CDS encoding ComEA family DNA-binding protein — protein sequence MNNWLPLNLKLQKLRAKLLNDPYYRLQSGEEIQMAAQLGMRIDANLATVDDWLRLPGLSIHQGRSLVELSRSGVKFYCIEDIAAALSVPVQRLEPLKPLLNFSYYDDESLDKPTYLLNPNTATLESLAKIPFIDLPLAQAVLQNRVTAGPYRNLVDFQQRLELSGEAIAQLMYYLRF from the coding sequence ATGAACAACTGGCTACCTTTAAATCTGAAATTGCAAAAACTCCGCGCCAAGTTGCTGAATGATCCTTACTATCGTCTCCAATCTGGGGAAGAAATTCAGATGGCGGCACAATTGGGTATGCGTATTGATGCAAATCTTGCCACTGTTGATGATTGGCTGCGTTTACCTGGTTTGTCTATTCATCAAGGGCGATCGCTTGTGGAACTTTCCCGCTCTGGTGTTAAATTTTATTGTATTGAGGATATTGCTGCGGCTTTGAGTGTGCCTGTACAGCGGCTAGAACCACTAAAACCTCTACTTAATTTTAGTTACTATGATGACGAATCTCTAGATAAACCTACTTATTTGCTGAACCCGAATACAGCAACATTAGAGAGTTTAGCAAAAATTCCCTTTATAGATTTGCCCCTAGCACAAGCCGTATTGCAGAACCGTGTTACTGCTGGGCCTTATCGTAATCTGGTTGATTTTCAGCAACGTCTAGAATTATCTGGTGAAGCGATCGCTCAATTAATGTATTATCTGCGGTTTTAG
- a CDS encoding nucleotide exchange factor GrpE — MSELPPIYPLSQELRNLVIQKLGILEKENVVLQQSLREQKTQTAAQTEDLFLELLEVADALEALLHYLENNPNPSPEFIERLPRSIAAVNRKFLSVLGKRQLLPIELTGTEPDFNLCRVIDREERTDVPDQTITKIVRRGFRWGEKILRPTEVITAKVESNLDDNINETINETINETIN, encoded by the coding sequence GTGTCTGAATTACCGCCAATTTATCCTCTGAGTCAAGAGTTACGCAATTTAGTTATCCAAAAATTGGGGATTCTTGAAAAAGAAAATGTTGTCTTGCAACAATCCCTAAGAGAACAAAAAACTCAAACTGCAGCCCAAACTGAAGATCTATTTTTAGAACTGTTAGAAGTTGCTGATGCACTAGAAGCGTTATTACACTATCTAGAAAATAACCCTAATCCGAGTCCAGAATTTATAGAACGCTTACCCCGTTCCATAGCCGCAGTTAATCGGAAATTTCTTAGTGTATTAGGAAAACGCCAACTTTTACCTATAGAATTGACGGGTACAGAACCAGATTTTAACTTGTGTCGAGTTATAGATCGAGAAGAAAGAACGGATGTTCCCGACCAAACAATTACTAAAATTGTCCGTCGCGGATTTCGTTGGGGTGAGAAAATTCTCCGCCCTACAGAAGTAATTACCGCTAAAGTAGAATCAAATTTAGATGATAATATAAATGAAACTATAAATGAAACTATAAATGAAACTATAAATTAA
- a CDS encoding transglycosylase domain-containing protein, which yields MSSRTFEDKQPPEQASSGFEFLKGVGQVTGGTLLSITLLASSIVAGGLVGLAISFRNLPDVRQLRNFFPSETTHIYDIKGKLLTSVHGEANREVVPLDKISPNLKRAVLASEDANFYTHHGINPSGVGRAVIVNLVAGGVKEGGSTITMQLVKNLFLSQKRAFTRKLAEAVLAIRLEQILTKDQILEMYLNQVYWGHNNYGVQTAARSYFNKSSETLTLAESAMMAGLIPAPEEFSPFANMKLAKLKQKEVLGRMLELTWITQKEYDDALKQEIKLGRIRSFQGSALPYITNTVAQELAKKFGREALLKGGMRVQTTVDAKFQEMAEATVNKWHKTLLGQGLYKNQIALVSVDPRTHFVKALVGGVDPKASEFNRATQAQRQPGSSFKPFVYYTAFATGKYAPDSTVVDSPVSYRDGNGWYYPRNYDGGFSGAMSIRTALSQSRNIPVIKIGKAVGMNRVIETCRTLGIMSPMEPVTSLPLGAIGVTPLEMASAYATFANYGWQSPPTVIVRVTDSSGNVLLDNTPKPQRVLDPWASAAIIDVLQSVVNNGTGKGAALGRPVAGKTGTTSSEKDIWFVGTVPQLTTAVWVGRDDNRQLSSGATGGGMVAPIWRDFMVKALKDVPVEKFKSPSQFPRPKSN from the coding sequence GTGTCGTCTAGGACTTTTGAAGATAAACAGCCACCAGAGCAGGCTTCATCTGGCTTTGAGTTTCTTAAAGGAGTCGGTCAGGTAACTGGCGGCACTCTTTTATCTATCACATTGCTGGCCAGCTCTATTGTCGCGGGAGGACTGGTGGGACTAGCCATTAGTTTCCGTAATTTGCCTGATGTTAGACAACTACGTAACTTTTTTCCCTCAGAAACTACACACATATATGACATTAAAGGTAAGCTCCTAACAAGTGTTCACGGGGAAGCAAACCGAGAAGTTGTACCCCTAGATAAAATTTCCCCCAATCTCAAACGGGCAGTATTAGCTAGTGAAGATGCTAACTTTTACACTCACCACGGTATTAACCCTAGTGGTGTTGGACGGGCTGTTATAGTCAACTTGGTAGCAGGGGGTGTGAAAGAAGGTGGTTCTACCATCACCATGCAGTTGGTGAAAAACCTGTTTTTATCTCAAAAGCGTGCTTTTACTCGCAAATTAGCAGAAGCTGTACTAGCAATTCGACTAGAGCAAATTCTCACCAAAGACCAAATTTTAGAAATGTACCTCAATCAAGTTTATTGGGGTCATAACAACTACGGTGTCCAAACAGCTGCACGCAGTTACTTTAACAAGTCATCAGAAACTTTAACTTTGGCTGAGTCAGCAATGATGGCAGGTTTAATCCCAGCCCCAGAAGAATTCAGCCCATTTGCCAATATGAAGCTGGCTAAACTCAAACAAAAAGAAGTTCTGGGGCGGATGCTGGAATTGACCTGGATCACCCAAAAGGAATATGACGATGCTCTCAAGCAAGAAATCAAACTGGGGAGAATTAGGTCATTTCAAGGCAGTGCTTTACCTTATATCACCAATACCGTAGCTCAAGAATTAGCGAAAAAGTTTGGGCGGGAAGCGCTGCTAAAAGGGGGAATGCGGGTGCAGACCACAGTTGATGCCAAATTTCAAGAAATGGCAGAGGCAACAGTTAACAAGTGGCATAAAACTTTACTTGGACAAGGTTTATACAAGAATCAAATTGCCCTTGTGTCAGTTGACCCCCGCACACATTTTGTCAAAGCTCTAGTCGGTGGCGTAGATCCTAAAGCCAGTGAATTCAACCGCGCCACCCAAGCTCAACGTCAGCCAGGATCTTCTTTTAAACCTTTTGTTTACTATACAGCCTTTGCTACGGGCAAATATGCACCAGATAGCACAGTGGTAGATTCTCCAGTTAGCTACCGAGATGGTAATGGTTGGTATTATCCGAGAAACTATGATGGCGGCTTTAGCGGAGCTATGTCAATTCGTACTGCTCTCTCCCAGTCTCGCAATATCCCGGTGATTAAGATTGGTAAAGCTGTGGGTATGAATAGAGTAATTGAAACCTGCCGCACCTTGGGCATTATGAGTCCAATGGAACCGGTAACTTCTTTGCCTCTGGGTGCAATTGGTGTGACACCTTTAGAAATGGCTAGTGCCTATGCTACCTTCGCTAATTATGGCTGGCAGTCACCACCAACAGTAATTGTGCGCGTCACAGATAGCAGTGGGAATGTGTTACTCGACAACACACCCAAACCACAGCGAGTGCTTGATCCTTGGGCATCGGCAGCGATCATTGATGTCCTGCAATCTGTAGTTAATAATGGTACAGGCAAAGGGGCTGCTCTCGGTAGGCCAGTTGCAGGTAAGACGGGAACAACTTCCTCTGAAAAAGATATTTGGTTTGTGGGTACAGTACCGCAACTCACAACTGCTGTCTGGGTAGGAAGGGATGATAACCGTCAGTTGTCCAGTGGTGCAACAGGTGGTGGAATGGTTGCTCCTATCTGGCGTGATTTTATGGTTAAAGCTCTTAAGGATGTACCTGTAGAAAAATTCAAGTCGCCCTCTCAATTTCCTCGTCCTAAATCAAATTAG
- a CDS encoding DUF1825 family protein: protein MGFFDSEIVQQEAKQLFEDYQALIQIGNNYGKFDREGKKLFIEQMEAMMDRYRVFMKRFELSEDFMAQMTIQQLKTQLGQFGVTPQQMFEQMNVTLQRMKTELEKQL from the coding sequence ATGGGATTCTTTGATTCTGAGATAGTTCAGCAAGAAGCCAAACAGCTGTTTGAAGATTATCAAGCGCTGATTCAAATTGGCAACAACTACGGCAAATTTGACCGCGAGGGCAAAAAGCTGTTTATTGAGCAAATGGAAGCAATGATGGATAGATATCGCGTCTTTATGAAGCGGTTTGAACTATCAGAAGACTTCATGGCGCAAATGACCATACAGCAACTAAAAACACAGCTGGGTCAGTTTGGTGTCACTCCACAACAAATGTTTGAGCAAATGAATGTCACCCTGCAAAGGATGAAAACAGAGCTAGAAAAACAATTATGA
- the lepB gene encoding signal peptidase I, with amino-acid sequence MNPDKSNIKETSTSSKTWHGWQENLNLIAIALCLALLIRTFIAEPRLIPSASMYPTLHTGDRLVVEKVSYRFHLPKTGDIVVFSSPPELQRRGYEKNQAFIKRVIGMPGEVISVNKGKVYLNGQPLPEDYIAEPPNQPFPPVTVPENEFFVMGDNRNDSNDSRYWGFLPRKNLIGRATFRFWPLDRLGVI; translated from the coding sequence ATGAATCCTGACAAAAGTAATATTAAAGAAACTTCCACATCCTCAAAAACATGGCATGGTTGGCAAGAAAATCTGAATTTAATTGCGATCGCTTTATGTTTAGCACTCCTAATCAGAACTTTTATCGCTGAACCTCGGTTAATTCCATCAGCATCAATGTACCCCACCTTACACACAGGCGATCGCTTGGTAGTAGAAAAAGTATCCTATCGTTTTCACCTTCCCAAAACTGGCGATATAGTCGTTTTTTCCTCACCACCAGAATTGCAACGTCGGGGATATGAAAAAAATCAAGCCTTTATCAAACGGGTAATTGGTATGCCCGGAGAGGTAATTAGTGTTAATAAAGGTAAAGTTTACCTTAATGGTCAACCCTTACCAGAAGACTACATCGCCGAACCCCCAAATCAACCATTCCCACCGGTAACAGTCCCAGAAAATGAATTTTTTGTGATGGGAGACAACCGCAACGATAGCAATGACTCTCGCTACTGGGGCTTTTTACCACGCAAAAACCTCATCGGTCGCGCTACCTTTCGCTTCTGGCCTTTAGACCGTCTGGGGGTAATTTAA
- the pyrF gene encoding orotidine-5'-phosphate decarboxylase, with amino-acid sequence MNADERIIVPLDVPDLESAIALVDKLPQVTFWKVGLELFTSTGPAILEILKSRQKRIFLDLKFHDIPNTVAGACRAAASYGVDLLTIHATNGKDALKAAVEAVQVGAEKAGTKPPKLIAITLLTSISTRQLAFELKIPLELPEFALQMALLAQESGLDGAVCSPQEVGQLRESCGNDFLLVCPGVRPTWAEKGDQKRSLSPAQAILAGADYLVIGRPITAAADPVLAWQKITEKL; translated from the coding sequence ATGAACGCAGATGAACGGATTATTGTTCCTTTAGATGTACCAGATTTGGAAAGTGCGATCGCTCTTGTTGATAAACTTCCTCAAGTTACTTTCTGGAAAGTCGGTTTAGAATTGTTTACCAGCACTGGTCCAGCAATTCTAGAAATTCTTAAATCTCGCCAAAAGCGGATTTTTCTAGATTTGAAATTTCACGATATCCCCAACACTGTCGCCGGTGCTTGTCGCGCTGCGGCTAGTTATGGTGTGGATTTATTGACAATTCACGCTACTAATGGTAAAGATGCCCTGAAAGCTGCCGTGGAAGCGGTGCAAGTAGGAGCAGAAAAAGCGGGAACTAAACCGCCAAAATTAATCGCTATTACTCTGTTAACCAGCATTTCTACAAGACAATTGGCGTTTGAGTTGAAAATTCCTTTAGAATTGCCTGAATTTGCTTTACAAATGGCGCTTTTAGCTCAAGAATCGGGTTTAGATGGGGCGGTTTGTTCTCCCCAAGAAGTTGGACAATTACGGGAAAGTTGTGGAAATGACTTTTTACTAGTTTGTCCTGGTGTGCGTCCAACCTGGGCTGAAAAAGGAGATCAAAAGCGATCGCTCTCCCCGGCTCAAGCTATACTTGCAGGTGCAGATTATTTAGTTATTGGTCGTC
- a CDS encoding J domain-containing protein, translating to MSQNFLPPEALELLIDPYSVLGVSVNANDHQVFKRYHALAKQLHPDNYINSNKLDAELGKVILTRLINPAYQELKHTKKRLSIAQTLRSKAIDLDKQSVLGLQAGLNLDIMSMSPNEAEFFYEKAITSYASAQYKSLLQSHQVTKKISQLNLVYLSLHKKDALTTEQWTTSSKSIIPRPEIKPVELKLPQDKNLTSVPINYARRNYERAVQYGEQGKWDLAVQELRDAIKLEPNNSDYYALLGVVHFQQKFTGMAKVYIRQALKLNPKQPLALKYAAQLNIQATENGNPKSVAKAVGIAALLNRFFSRKDS from the coding sequence ATGTCACAGAACTTCCTGCCACCAGAAGCACTTGAACTACTCATTGACCCTTATTCTGTTTTGGGAGTTTCTGTAAATGCTAATGATCATCAAGTTTTTAAACGTTATCATGCCTTAGCAAAGCAACTACATCCTGATAACTATATTAACAGCAATAAGTTAGATGCAGAATTAGGCAAAGTTATATTAACTCGTTTAATTAACCCAGCTTACCAGGAATTAAAACATACAAAAAAGCGTCTTAGTATAGCCCAGACATTACGCTCAAAAGCTATAGACTTAGACAAACAGTCAGTTTTAGGTCTTCAAGCTGGACTCAATCTCGACATCATGTCTATGTCTCCCAATGAAGCCGAATTCTTCTATGAAAAAGCTATAACTTCTTATGCATCTGCTCAATATAAGTCACTCCTACAATCACATCAAGTTACTAAAAAAATCAGTCAACTGAATTTAGTTTACTTATCGTTACACAAAAAAGATGCCTTAACAACTGAACAGTGGACAACTTCATCTAAGTCCATCATCCCCCGTCCAGAAATCAAACCAGTCGAACTGAAATTACCTCAAGATAAAAATCTTACCTCCGTTCCGATTAACTATGCTCGACGTAACTATGAGCGGGCTGTTCAGTATGGAGAACAAGGAAAATGGGATTTAGCCGTACAGGAACTACGCGATGCTATCAAGCTAGAACCAAATAACAGCGACTATTATGCTTTACTGGGGGTAGTACATTTCCAACAGAAATTCACAGGAATGGCCAAAGTTTACATCCGTCAAGCATTAAAGTTGAACCCCAAGCAACCCCTAGCTTTGAAATACGCTGCTCAATTGAACATTCAAGCTACTGAAAACGGTAATCCTAAATCAGTCGCCAAAGCTGTGGGTATTGCAGCCTTATTAAATCGCTTTTTCTCTAGAAAAGATTCTTAA
- a CDS encoding LysM peptidoglycan-binding domain-containing protein, which translates to MNTKLNCPVCGYQEIEGNICPNCDANLTLIRTLQDLPQLEKPLLQSKFSKWTLTVALLMLIIGIGLGAGGSFLILQSSPSTSTIVSTPKAAINSSLTLKQPPKSIFYTVKSGDSLSLIAEKFCGQGTDWQIMVPANPFLEKRENYYIDPGEKLAIPHSCQEKNK; encoded by the coding sequence ATGAATACCAAGCTCAACTGTCCTGTGTGTGGTTATCAAGAAATTGAGGGTAATATTTGCCCTAACTGTGATGCTAATCTTACCCTCATTCGCACACTTCAAGATTTACCTCAACTAGAAAAACCGCTTTTACAAAGCAAATTTAGTAAATGGACTTTGACTGTAGCTCTGCTAATGTTGATCATAGGTATTGGATTAGGTGCAGGAGGCAGTTTTTTGATTTTGCAATCATCTCCTTCTACTTCCACAATAGTTAGTACCCCCAAAGCAGCTATAAATTCATCTTTGACATTGAAGCAGCCACCAAAATCAATTTTTTACACAGTTAAATCAGGAGATAGCCTGAGTTTAATTGCTGAAAAATTTTGTGGACAAGGAACTGATTGGCAAATAATGGTTCCAGCTAACCCTTTCTTAGAAAAACGGGAAAACTACTATATAGATCCTGGGGAAAAATTAGCGATTCCTCATAGTTGTCAGGAGAAGAATAAATGA